A region from the Pelagovum pacificum genome encodes:
- a CDS encoding oligopeptide/dipeptide ABC transporter ATP-binding protein, with the protein MSQAIPLLEINDLAVRYPSGSILSRLAGGPREVTILPGTSLHIAPGETLGLIGESGSGKTTLGRAAVGLAPISGGTIRIGEEATSMQGGATWDRMRRDVGLMFQDPVAALDPRMRIGTSVTEPLVIHRMLNGDRRAKAVELLAQVGLGEEFADRFPHEVSGGQARRATVARALALDPSLVIADEPTAGLDLSVQGELLNLLNDLQARLGISFLLITHNLAVARHVTDRIAIMYLGRIVETGPSTEIFARPAHPYTRALLGARRKGGISTPIKGEVPSLTSRPKGCEFHTRCPLVADRCRTEAPSLRSLGGKHIVACHFAEAVMAGAAAQSKKPTTTGPDLEVST; encoded by the coding sequence ATGAGCCAAGCCATTCCGCTGCTCGAGATCAACGACCTCGCCGTGCGCTATCCCTCCGGGTCGATCCTGTCGCGCCTCGCCGGTGGGCCGCGCGAGGTGACGATCCTGCCGGGCACGAGCCTGCACATCGCGCCGGGCGAGACATTGGGGCTGATCGGCGAGAGTGGCTCGGGCAAGACGACACTCGGCCGCGCGGCGGTCGGGCTGGCGCCGATCTCGGGCGGGACGATCCGGATCGGGGAGGAGGCGACCTCGATGCAGGGCGGCGCGACCTGGGACCGGATGCGCCGCGACGTCGGCCTGATGTTCCAGGACCCGGTCGCAGCGCTCGACCCCCGGATGCGGATCGGCACCTCGGTGACGGAGCCGCTGGTGATCCACCGGATGCTCAACGGCGACCGCCGCGCGAAGGCGGTGGAGCTCCTGGCGCAGGTCGGCCTCGGCGAGGAATTCGCCGACCGCTTCCCGCACGAGGTGTCGGGCGGGCAGGCGCGGCGGGCGACCGTGGCGCGGGCGCTCGCGCTCGACCCGTCGCTGGTGATCGCGGACGAGCCGACGGCGGGGCTCGACCTGTCGGTGCAGGGCGAACTTCTGAACCTTCTGAACGACCTGCAGGCGCGGCTCGGGATCAGCTTCCTGCTGATCACCCACAACCTCGCCGTGGCGCGACACGTCACCGACCGGATCGCGATCATGTACCTCGGCCGGATCGTCGAGACGGGCCCGTCGACCGAGATTTTCGCCCGGCCCGCCCATCCCTACACCCGTGCGCTTCTCGGCGCGCGGCGCAAGGGCGGCATCAGCACGCCCATCAAGGGAGAAGTCCCGAGCCTGACCTCCCGGCCGAAAGGGTGCGAATTCCACACGCGCTGCCCGCTCGTCGCCGACCGCTGCCGCACCGAGGCGCCATCGCTGCGCAGCCTCGGCGGCAAACACATCGTGGCCTGCCATTTCGCCGAGGCGGTGATGGCGGGCGCAGCCGCCCAATCCAAGAAACCGACAACAACAGGACCTGACCTGGAGGTATCGACGTGA